One segment of Microbacterium arborescens DNA contains the following:
- the ppk2 gene encoding polyphosphate kinase 2 — MSDRLPKKVYETELRRLQAQLVDMQAWVQATGARIVVIFEGRDAAGKGSTIKRVTEYLNPRVARIVALPAPTERERTQWYFQRYVAHLPAAGEIVLMDRSWYNRAGVERVMGYCTNEEYHRFLHQAPIFERMLVEDGILLLKYWFSVSDVEQEKRFRSRNEDPMRRWKLSPNDVLSITKWEDYSRAKDTMFVHTDIPEARWHEVDNEDKRRGRINMIHHLLAQIPYEVVERPEIEIPPRPPSGGYERPPQQLDGYVPDYAATLLEH, encoded by the coding sequence ATGTCGGATCGATTGCCCAAGAAGGTCTACGAAACCGAGCTTCGACGACTCCAGGCGCAGCTCGTCGACATGCAGGCCTGGGTACAGGCCACCGGCGCGCGCATCGTCGTGATCTTCGAGGGACGCGATGCCGCGGGCAAGGGCTCGACGATCAAACGTGTCACCGAATATCTCAACCCTCGGGTCGCGCGCATCGTCGCCCTCCCCGCGCCCACCGAGCGCGAACGGACGCAGTGGTACTTCCAGCGCTACGTCGCGCATCTGCCCGCCGCGGGCGAGATCGTCCTCATGGACCGGTCGTGGTACAACCGCGCCGGGGTCGAGCGCGTCATGGGCTACTGCACGAACGAGGAGTATCACCGGTTCCTGCACCAGGCGCCGATCTTCGAGCGGATGCTCGTCGAAGACGGCATCCTGCTGCTGAAGTACTGGTTCAGCGTGTCGGACGTCGAGCAGGAGAAGCGGTTCCGCTCGCGCAACGAGGATCCGATGCGGCGCTGGAAGCTCTCCCCCAACGACGTGCTATCGATCACGAAGTGGGAAGACTACTCGCGCGCGAAGGACACGATGTTCGTCCACACCGACATCCCCGAGGCGCGGTGGCACGAGGTCGACAACGAAGACAAACGGCGCGGACGGATCAACATGATCCACCACCTTCTCGCGCAGATTCCCTACGAGGTCGTCGAGAGGCCCGAGATCGAGATCCCGCCGCGTCCGCCGTCCGGCGGTTACGAGCGGCCCCCGCAACAGCTCGACGGCTACGTCCCCGATTACGCGGCGACCCTGCTCGAGCACTGA
- a CDS encoding L-lactate permease, which produces MWLQTTDPLGSLALSALVAAIPIVVFLVALVGLRLSGILAGVIALVAQLLVAVLGFGMPLTAVGGAGLLGLLTAIWPIAYIIVMAVWLYKLAVASGRFDVIRSSIGGISTDQRIQVLLISFSFGAFLEGAAGFGVPIAICAALLVQLGFRPLRAAMISLVANAAAGAYGAIGIPVIVGAQVSGLEVQELSRAMVLILQPLTLLIPFLLVIILDGLRGLRETWPATVLVTIVFSGVQAGVLWFLGPELADLGAGLAAMVALFLLGRVWQPRRVHREADAPEPEPHHAGLREVVAAWSPFYILTAVILVWSLPVFKNLFAAGGPLSALVVSVPMPGLTGSVQTPAGDVVTAAWSFTPLNATGTAILLAVIVSFLTTPRLRASDLLWTLAETVRGLWRALLLIAIILALANIANYSGGSASMGTALAAVGPLFPLLAPIIGWIGVFLTGSVVNNNTLFAPLQVATAEQIAVDPALLVAANTAGGTAAKVISPQSIAIAAGAVGLAGRESEILRASLWYSLGMLAVVCLWGGLLSVLLV; this is translated from the coding sequence ATGTGGTTGCAGACGACGGATCCGCTCGGCTCACTCGCCCTGTCGGCACTGGTCGCCGCGATCCCGATCGTCGTGTTCCTCGTCGCGCTCGTGGGTCTCCGCCTCAGCGGCATCCTCGCCGGTGTCATCGCCCTGGTCGCGCAGCTGCTCGTCGCCGTACTCGGATTCGGGATGCCGCTCACCGCCGTCGGAGGCGCGGGCCTGCTGGGCCTGCTCACCGCGATCTGGCCGATCGCGTACATCATCGTCATGGCGGTCTGGCTCTACAAGCTCGCCGTCGCCAGCGGGCGATTCGACGTCATCCGATCCTCGATCGGCGGGATCTCGACGGACCAGCGCATCCAGGTGCTGCTCATCAGCTTCTCGTTCGGCGCCTTCCTCGAAGGCGCGGCCGGCTTCGGCGTGCCGATCGCTATCTGCGCCGCTCTCCTGGTGCAGCTCGGGTTCCGCCCGCTGCGTGCGGCGATGATCTCGCTGGTCGCGAACGCGGCCGCCGGTGCCTACGGCGCCATCGGCATCCCCGTCATCGTCGGCGCCCAGGTCAGCGGTCTCGAGGTGCAGGAGCTCTCCCGCGCGATGGTGCTCATCCTCCAGCCGCTCACGCTCCTCATCCCATTCCTGCTCGTGATCATCCTCGACGGCCTCCGAGGGTTGCGAGAGACCTGGCCCGCTACCGTGCTGGTGACGATCGTCTTCAGCGGCGTGCAGGCGGGCGTGCTCTGGTTCCTCGGGCCCGAGCTGGCGGACCTCGGCGCGGGACTCGCAGCGATGGTCGCTCTCTTCCTCCTCGGACGGGTGTGGCAACCTCGTCGCGTCCATCGCGAAGCCGACGCGCCCGAGCCCGAGCCCCACCACGCGGGCCTGCGCGAGGTGGTGGCGGCGTGGAGCCCGTTCTACATCCTGACCGCCGTCATCCTGGTGTGGAGCCTGCCGGTGTTCAAGAACCTCTTCGCCGCGGGCGGCCCCTTGTCGGCCCTCGTCGTGTCGGTTCCGATGCCCGGGCTCACCGGCAGCGTGCAGACCCCTGCCGGCGACGTCGTCACAGCGGCATGGAGTTTCACGCCGCTCAACGCGACCGGGACAGCCATTCTGCTGGCGGTGATCGTGTCGTTCCTCACGACGCCGCGTCTGCGCGCGAGCGACCTCCTCTGGACGCTGGCAGAGACGGTGCGGGGACTGTGGCGCGCACTGCTGCTCATCGCGATCATCCTCGCCCTCGCGAACATCGCCAACTACTCCGGAGGCTCGGCCTCGATGGGGACGGCGCTGGCCGCGGTCGGGCCCCTCTTCCCGCTGCTCGCACCCATCATCGGCTGGATCGGGGTGTTCCTGACGGGTTCGGTCGTCAACAACAACACCCTGTTCGCACCGCTCCAGGTGGCCACGGCCGAGCAGATCGCGGTCGACCCGGCGCTGCTGGTCGCGGCGAACACCGCGGGCGGTACCGCGGCGAAGGTCATCTCACCGCAGTCGATCGCGATCGCCGCCGGCGCCGTCGGTCTTGCCGGGCGCGAATCCGAGATCCTCCGCGCGTCGCTCTGGTACAGCCTCGGAATGCTCGCCGTCGTCTGCCTGTGGGGCGGGCTGCTGTCCGTGCTGCTGGTCTGA
- the dapD gene encoding 2,3,4,5-tetrahydropyridine-2,6-dicarboxylate N-succinyltransferase has product MSERWAWGVGLATSSSDGTTLDTWFPEPALGTPAAAESAAAMVTWAPLAADDERRGVTVEAVTVSVDLDAAPASTPDAYLRLHVISHRLAAPNTVNLDGIFGHLPIVAWTTAGPMHPDEATRRRPLLQRDGIQVHSLDKFPRLLDYVTPPGVRIADASRVRLGAHLAPGTTVMHEGFVNFNAGTLGASMVEGRISQGVVVGDGSDIGGGASIMGTLSGGGSHRVSIGRRTLLGANAGIGISLGDDCVVEAGLYVTAGSKIVLADEPVTASGERPSVKGADLSGRDGILFRRNSLTGAVEAVRRAGVGVTLNEVLHA; this is encoded by the coding sequence ATGAGCGAACGGTGGGCATGGGGCGTAGGACTCGCGACCTCGAGCAGCGACGGCACGACACTCGACACCTGGTTCCCGGAACCCGCGCTCGGCACGCCCGCGGCCGCCGAATCCGCAGCCGCCATGGTCACCTGGGCCCCGCTGGCCGCAGACGACGAGCGCCGCGGCGTGACGGTCGAGGCTGTCACCGTCTCCGTCGACCTCGATGCGGCGCCCGCCTCGACCCCCGACGCCTACCTGCGTCTGCACGTCATCTCGCACCGCCTCGCCGCGCCGAACACGGTCAACCTCGACGGCATCTTCGGGCACCTGCCCATCGTCGCGTGGACCACCGCCGGACCGATGCACCCCGACGAGGCGACGCGCCGCCGTCCGCTGCTGCAGCGCGACGGCATCCAGGTGCACAGCCTCGACAAGTTCCCGCGTCTGCTGGATTACGTCACCCCTCCCGGGGTGCGTATCGCCGATGCATCTCGCGTGCGCCTCGGCGCCCACCTGGCTCCGGGAACCACCGTGATGCACGAGGGGTTCGTCAACTTCAACGCCGGCACCCTCGGCGCCTCGATGGTCGAAGGGCGCATCTCGCAGGGCGTGGTCGTCGGCGACGGCAGCGACATCGGCGGCGGCGCGTCGATCATGGGCACGCTCTCCGGGGGCGGCAGCCACCGCGTGTCGATCGGACGCCGCACACTTCTCGGCGCGAACGCCGGCATCGGGATCTCGCTCGGCGACGACTGCGTCGTCGAGGCCGGGCTCTACGTCACCGCGGGTTCGAAGATCGTGCTCGCCGACGAGCCGGTCACGGCGTCGGGTGAGCGCCCGAGCGTCAAGGGTGCCGACCTCTCCGGCCGGGACGGCATCCTCTTCCGCCGCAACTCGCTCACGGGCGCCGTCGAAGCCGTGCGCCGAGCCGGTGTCGGCGTCACCCTCAACGAGGTCCTGCACGCCTGA